A genomic region of Palaemon carinicauda isolate YSFRI2023 chromosome 22, ASM3689809v2, whole genome shotgun sequence contains the following coding sequences:
- the LOC137615903 gene encoding uncharacterized protein, which translates to MHRAVIFLSLAAAIMAGNDFSEKYTFTKIMASCLGEDVYYDYLAQVGAAQRECQQLPVSSLQTVGYPYYHQPGYLNSPPHHLGQSGPVFGIPQGYPQSHGIPQNYPHQQGGIQTYPHQQGRHQIYPQHQGHQIYNQPQGGPHIYSQHQGGPPIYHPQQGGPQIYPQHQGGSQSYPQYPAVHNTYPQYHGPKSYSHFLQKRESNGNVSTEAPAKKPFFDQYYLLDSINTITASLSNYTCVLHKLGHIDEYLNLRVDNYIQQINQKPISQELKKDLADGATYCRDLTYCLPLERLKSPLPLNLQRLLLAMKCEKETRTDACFKEDIRRNIHEFDLSLFPKDDTQESKLNKLSAIVMEADSVDELQVL; encoded by the exons ATGCATCGAGCTGTGATTTTCTTATCACTGGCGGCAGCCATTATGGCAGGGAATGACTTCTCTGAGAAATACACCTTCACTAAA ATTATGGCCAGCTGTCTAGGCGAGGATGTATACTATGACTATTTGGCACAAGTTGGCGCTGCCCAGAGAGAGTGCCAACAGCTTCCGGTGTCAAGTCTGCAGACTGTTGGTTATCCTTACTACCATCAACCT GGATACCTGAACAGCCCACCCCACCACCTAGGACAATCAGGACCAGTCTTTGGGATACCACAAGGATATCCCCAGTCCCATGGAATACCACAGAATTATCCACATCAACAGGGCGGGATACAGACCTATCCTCACCAACAAGGACGACATCAGATCTATCCTCAGCATCAAGGACATCAGATCTATAATCAGCCTCAAGGTGGACCTCATATCTATTCTCAGCATCAAGGAGGGCCTCCAATCTATCATCCGCAACAAGGTGGACCTCAGATCTATCCTCAGCATCAAGGAGGATCTCAGTCTTATCCTCAGTACCCTGCCGTACATAACACGTACCCTCAGTATCATGGACCCAAAAGTTACTCTCACTTTTTACAG AAACGTGAATCCAATGGGAACGTATCTACAGAAGCTCCCGCAAAGAAGCCCTTCTTCGACCAGTATTACCTCTTGGATTCTATTAACACCATCACGGCCTCCCTCAGCAACTACACCTGCGTCCTCCATAAACTGGGTCAT ATTGACGAATACCTCAATTTGCGAGTTGACAACTACATCCAACAAATCAATCAGAAGCCAATTAGCCAAGAACTCAAGAAGGATCTTGCAGATGGAGCCACCTACTGTAGGGATCTCACT TATTGTCTTCCTCTGGAGAGGCTCAAGTCTCCCCTCCCTCTAAACCTGCAACGCCTCCTGCTGGCCATGAAGTGCGAAAAGGAGACAAGGACTGACGCCTGCTTCAAGGAGGACATCAGGAGGAACATCCACGAGTTCGACCTCTCCTTGTTCCCCAAGGACGACACTCAGGAGAGCAAACTGAATAAGCTCTCGGCCATCGTCATGGAAGCAGATTCAGTCGACGAATTGCAAGTTCTTTGA